Genomic DNA from Paenibacillus donghaensis:
CAAAATCAGGGTTACCCAAAACATCGCGGAAGTTCTGAAAATCATTCCAGGGACTACCAAATATTCCTAAGGAGTAATCAAAATCTTTAAACGCCAGAATAACACCGTACATGGGCACATATGCAAAAACCACAAAAAATATGATTGTTGGCAGAACTAGAAGGTAAAGATATTTATGCTTGACGATTTCTTTACCTAATGGCTTTTTTAATCTGCGAAGCTTAATTTCCCCTGCCCTGTAATCTTCTTGTATTGCATTCCCCAAGAACCTCCACCCCTTTAAATAGTAATCTGTTATCTATAATCCCATTATAAAGAAACCGTTTTCTTTTGAGTATGAACAGATATTAGTGAAATATGCACTGTATCGTAAACGTTTTCATTTTTGGCCCATTAAATTTAATAAAACTAATCATTGTCCATTGACTACGATAAATTGAACATAGAAAAACCCGGCCCCCCCATTTTTCCAGGAGTATAACCGGGTTATTGATTGAACTGCTCACTTCTGTAGCGGCTTGGTGAAATTCCAATAGTTTTTTTAAATAGTCGGCTGAAGTAAAAGTAGTCTTTATAACCAACATGTTCGGCAACTTCATTAATCGGAATCAGAGTAGTCCGTAACAGTATGCCTGCACGCTCCATCCTAAGCCCGGAGAGGTGTTCTGTAAAGGTCTTTCCTAATTCTTTCTTAAACAGCTGAGATATATAATTAGCATTCAAGCTAAATTCCCTCGCAATATGCTGGAGTGATATATCCTCACTGAAATTGTCATTGATATAACTCAAGATCGACAAGAACGTCCGGTTACGAGTGGCATAAACCTCTGAAATAACTGATATCTGCTCCTCCATTAATAATCCCTTAATATGTTCCAACATGTCTTCAGCATATTCAAATAGATCTACCAGCTGATCAAAGGAGTATAAATACATATCATTCATCTCCTGATTTATTTGGGACAGGAATGATATAACGTCATTGTAAAGAATCAAGGCGTGCCGTATATTCCATTGGCCCCTTTTAAATAGCAGTATTAAAGAATTGATTTCTGTATTGAGCTGCGGAACATCGATTGGTGTTGTTAACATCAATTTAGGAGCTTTTTTATCCATCAAATTGTTAAGCTTCACTACAGCATCCTTTGGATTGCCTGTGATAAAGTATTGGTAAGCATTAATCTCAGCTTCAGCAATAGCATTTCTTAATTCTTGTATCTCAGTAAAGGGTTCGCTCTGTCCGATTCCCTTTAAACCTTCATGTATCATTGGAATGTCCCTTAAGAGGAGATGTTTATCACCTTCATTGATAATGTAAATGTATTTCCGATATCCTATATGCAACGAAATCACTGGTATTGTACTTTCAATTTTCAGTTTTTCTCTTCCCACGGTTAAGAATACTACCGCTCGACTTGTTTTATCCCTCAGTACAGCAGCTTTTGTGAATTCCTGCTTCAACTTTACAATATCCTCAGAATTACTGCTCTCAATTAAATCGAGAATCTCCTCATCAACAAATTGGCTTTGACTATCCAGTTCTTTCTTGATTTTTTTAAGATAATTTACAATTTCAAGATCATCAAAAGGCTTCAAACAATAACCAAAAACTCCATAGTGAATTGCCTTCTGTGCCAAAGCAAACTCAGCAATTCCACTTACTACAAGAAATTTTGTTGACAGTCCAGTATCTTTCACTTTCTTAATTAATTCCAAACCACTTATTCCAGGCATGCGGATATCCGTAAAAATAACATCGGGCTTACAATCCATAATGATTTCGAATGCTTCTTCACCACTCAAAGCGTATCCTATAACTTCAAACCCGTAATATTTCCAATCGACGGTTGCTTTGAGGCTTTTGATCACCAGTTCTTCGTCATCAACTATAAAAACTTTATACATGCTGCTCTCTCCTAATAGGCATTTTAAAAAGCACTTGAGTGCCTCCACCTGAAGGTGTGCTTATGCTAATTCCGTATTCATTACCGTATGTCAGCCGTATTCTGTCGTTTACATTGATTAGACCTATACTTTTCGGGGCAGTCCTGCCATGCCCGATGTCTTCAGTCCTATTACAGAGAGTATCCTCAATACTCTTCAAGTGATCTGTTTCAATTCCTACACCATTATCTTTCACGACTATACACAATTCCTGCTCTGATAAATAACCTTTAAGCAGCAAATGACTTTTGTCTATATTGGGCTCAATGCCGTGAAATATTGCGTTCTCAACAATAGGCTGCAGGATCATCTTTGGAATCATTAAGTTCAGCACTTCCACATTGAAATCATATTCTACTTCTAAGCGTTCACCAAACCGGATTTTTTGAATGTAAACATAATTTTGAACAATAGTCAATTCTTGAGCAAGGGGAACGATATCTGGCCCTTTAATGCTGAATCTAAAAAATATACCTAAAGCTTTTGCCAAATCAAATATTCTCTTAGACTCTTCTTCCACAGCGATACCCTTAATCGACTCTAAGGTATTATAGAGAAAATGAGGATTAATCTGACTTTGTAAATAAGCAAGTTCAGCCTGTTTTTTCACCAACTCAGACTCATATAACATCCGCTCACTTTCAAGTAAAAGCACAGTCAAATCTTCAATTTTTTCCATCATTTGATTAAAGCGTGACGACATAATAATCATTTCAGCGTATCCATCAATTTCAATCCTTTTTTTTAGATGGTCTTTTTGTCCCAGCTTGATTTCATTCATCAGCCGCATTAATTTCTTTAGAGGCTGAAGAATGTTATTAATGACAAACAGAAATGGAATAACTAACAGGAGCAGAGCAATACCCATTAAAGAGAATTGCTGGCTGCGAATTTTATCTAATCCTTGAAGTAATACCTTGTTGGGCATTTTCATTAAAATTTCGCCGTCCAAGTCAGGTATCGAAGCTTTCTGTATAATAAATTGAGCATTGTGACCGGTTAATCTGTCACTTTGTAACACATCACCTAGCTGGGCTGTATCGTCATTACTATAAAAAATGCGGCCTTGCCGATCCGACATATAAACCATAGAACCATTAGAGATATTGACCGGATTCTTGAACCCTACCAATGCTTTTGTGTCAAGAACCATGACAAGAGTTCCCAATTTTTTCTCTATATTCTCAAAATTACTGATTGAATAAATAGGAGCTCCTACAACAATGACATTTATAGACTTATATTTATATATAAGGGATTTTAATCCTAAATAATAATAAAGCCTTTTACCAGGAATATCCTGAACCATCGGAGACAACTGATCTATATCCCCTTGTATATTGAAGTTAATCCCATCATTCCCCAACAAAGCTATATCCAATATACCATCCTTCATACCAGCCATATCCGTAATGTAACTTTTCAGCTGTTTATAGGCTGCATATTTCTCCACTGGGTCCATTGTATTAAGATAGGTCTGAACAACCTGCTCGTTATAAGAAATCTTTTCAATAATTCTTTTGATAACATCACTGTTAGAAGAGATCGTTTGATTCAATTGAGATATAATTTCTTTAAAATAATTTTCATTGTCTCGTTTTATGACTTCCGAAGCGCGAAAATAATTACTTACAATAATTACGATCATAAGAAAAACGATAATTGATGCTAAAAAAGACAACTGAAAAATGATTGGAAGTTTCTTTAAAAAAGACATGCCACTATCTCCCTTGTTTTTACAAAGTCTTTTTATTGTCATTATCACATTATTTCTATTTTACTACAGTCTTATGAGAATAAAATGCAAAAGAATGTTTTAAGCATCTTTTTGATATACAAAAAAGCAGGGTAATCTTGGGTATGACTCTGCCAACAACACTCCTTGCCACATATGATGGATATAGGATTATTTACTTACTGTCAGCTTATAATACATCATTCCCCGAAACTGATAATTTCGCTCAAATAAAATCGGGATAACATTAATATTATCATCTGCTAATATTAATGTAATAGCAACAACTTGTACTATATTATCATGCTTGAAATGGAGCAACTAGAGCGGATTCTGGTCGAAATGAGAGCGAAACATCTGATATATACCCACTTTCGGTCAATCCCGCCCCTAGAGTTAATCGTGTACGGTTCAACAATCTTTCGTTGCTTGATACCATTCTTTTTTCAAGGTCGACTACCCAATACCCATTGTGGTTACAGGCTTTTCGGATTCGCACAGTTCATATTTCGCACCTCGTTTCGGACGAAATCCTAAGGATACTGCTTCAAAGATGGGTTCAATTACGAGTTTGGTTACCATTTATATGACTCGGCCGCGCACGCTTGATATGCCCAGCAGTCTTTGCTTCCCATCTTTCTTTGGGACATAGTGCGACCGTACGGGCTGCGGATGGTAGTTGCCTTCTTTCAATTCTCGTTTGCAGTCCTTGAGGAATCTTGTTTCTCCTTGTTCCTCGATTTCTGCGAGCGTCATGGCACCTACTCCTGCAGCTCCCTTGTTTACTTTCACCCGTTTCGAGGCTTCGCACAGCACATCACAGCGGTAGACTTTGTCGACCAGGGCATGGCATTTACGCTTGTTGTTCTCCTTGGCCGCATGACCTGGCTTTTCTTGGAGTTGTTGAACTTTTTTCCTTGGGTGTCGAAAGTCGGTTGGCCATTCACTCACTCGTACCTCCTCCAAAAGCATAAAAAAAGCAGGCTTCTTCCCTAAGATTATGTTGTCGTTAGGTTCTTCGCTTCTATATGCCCCTGGGACTCCTTCCTACAGACGGTTCATTTCATCTTCTGGACTTATAGAGCTATTTACGGATTTCTATAAAAAGGCCCGTGTGGGGGCTCTCCAGTTCACTGCATTATCTTTTGACCCATGACGTTCCATCTACGTGAAGGATTCTTCACTGTCATTCCAAATTCTGTACAGCCCCACTACCAACAGTGTAAGATAAATGGGAAGTAGCTTATAATTCTGGGATACTCCCCTTCCTTACTAATAGGATATTTAGTCTAAGGTATTAACAAAGGAGGCTGCCTAATTGACAGCCTCCCTTGTTATGAAATATTTCAATAATTTTGGGTTCGGCCACTGCTTCATTCATAATTTTTCTGTCCAATCAAAAATAATTGCCTGAATCTTTAAACATTGCAGTTACCATTTGCTCATCAACAGAGTACAATTCATTTTGTCAGCAGTTTATTCCCTTTTCCACAAATTTCATGAATTTCATCGTATTTTTGCTCAATCAGCGGCTCGATTTTTTTCGTTTTTTTGCGTACCATTTCTTTATAGACAAAGGGTGGAAGTAGCCAACCTATAAATGCAGGAATCGCTAAAATGATACACAGCAAGATCATAGGCGAATCGTTTGAAACAGCAAATACCGAACCCGCCATAAAGGCCGTACCAATAATCGCAATGATCAATGCGTACATGGTAGCGAAAGAGGTTTTGGATTTCTCCATTGTAGCGATTTCACTCATGCAGGCTTCAAAATGGCGTTGCAGGCGAGTCAACTCTGTCTTATTCAGAATTTTCCGGTCTCGCTTGAGCTTTATCGTAACTTTGCCCATTTGGCTTTTGCTCATATAGTTGGAGGGCTTTACCTTTTCATCCAGGACCCATCCGAAATTCATGTAACCGTCAATATACATGGATGTTTTTTCCTGGTCTGTCGTCACTTCTTTATAATCATAACCGACAAAACTATTTCCGCTCCGTGTAACTTCATTCATAAGATCAACTCCTTTACGCACTTAAGAGTAACATGCAAATGTTGCGGGATTGCTTGAAAAATGTTTATAAGGCATTAATCCTCAATTGCAGTTTTATCTCGGACAGGAATACGCACCGTAAAGGTTGTTTTTTCTGAAGGAACGCTTGTCACCGTGATGCTGCCGCCTATGAGCTGTAGAATACGCAAAACAAGAGCGAGTCCCAATCCGTTGCCTTCTGTGGAATGGGAGGTGTCGCCCTGGTAAAACTTATCGAAAATATGCTTCATGGTGTCTTCGCTCATCCCGCAGCCCGTATCGGAAATGGAGACTATCACTTCCTCATCCGTAGAACTTTGTTTCATTATAACTGTGCCACCAGGCTCAGTAAACTTGATAGCATTGGAGAGAAGATTAGTCCATATAATCTCCAGAAGGCTGGCATCCGTCTCAATAGTAGCACGATCCTCAACGTCAGCGACAAATTCAATATCCTTTTTCATCCATAACTCCTCAAACCACAGAGCGCATTCACATAGCTGTGCGCACAGATCGTATGGTTCCGAAATCGGCTGTAAGTTTTGCTTCTCCAGCTTATTAAGCTTAAGAATGTTAGTGATCAGCTGGCTTAGCCTTGAGGAAGAGTCCAGAATGGTATCAATATAGCCTTCTCTTTGCTCGGGAGTGAGCTTTTCATTCTTTAGTGCTTCTGCATAATTTTGAATAATTGCCAGTGGAGTTTTGATTTCGTGGGACACATTGGAAAAAAAATCAGTTTTAAGGGTTTCAATACTGCCGAGTTCCTCCACCATCACATTGAAATCCATGCAAATCGTATCCAGATAATCCATTTTATCCTTAAGATGTCTAGGAGGAATATAGACGGAGAAATCACCTCCTGCTACTTTTCGGGTGGCCATTGCAAATTCCTCCATCGGTTTATGATAGCGCCGAATGAACTGATAGCCATTAAAAAGGGTAAATACAGCAGCGACAAATACCCAGTAAATCAGAACCGAAATTACATACGCGTGGGGGATGCTTGTAGCATCCACATACTTTCCTAAAATTAGCATCTGCCCTGTAGTGAGCGCTCCCAACCCCAAAAAAGCAAGTACAAAGCTGTACAAGGGAAATATAGGGGCTTTAACTCTGGGGTCCTTTGGACTCACAGTAACACCGCCTTATACCCCAAACCGCGCACCGTCACAATTTGAAAGCCAGTACATGACGAAAGCTTATCCCGTAGCTTTGTTACATAAACATCTACAGCACGCAGGCTGGTCTCAGTGTCCACACCCCAAAATTCGTCCATGAGTTGTGCACGCGTAAAGGTTTTTTTTGGGTAAGAGAGCAACTTATACAGGATATTGAATTCTCTCAAGGTGAGGGGAATCTCCTCATCGTCGATGGACATAGTCATCGCATCTGCATCCATCGTAAGGTTGCCAACCGTCATCTTGCGTTCCTCCATGATGTTAGCACGGCGCAGTAAAGCGCTAACCCGCATAATCAACTCATCCATGTTGATGGGTTTAACCATGTAATCATCAATACCGATTTGAAAGCCCTTTTGCTTAGAAATGATGTCATCTTTGGCTGTCATGAAGAGAATGGGAATGTTCTTGTTTAGTTGACGCACGGTTTCGGCAAACTCAAACCCGTCTATTTCCGGCATCATAATATCGGAAATAATTAAATCATACAAATTGTTATACATTAAGTCGTAAGCTTCACGTGGATTGAGGCAACCTTTGGCCTTGTAACCGCTATCGTTTAAATAGGTGCAGACAATTTGATTGAGCTTTACATCGTCCTCAACCACCAAAATATGAATCATGCTTGTATCCCCCTCTTAGTTAGGTAAATCTAACGAATTTGCAATTGCTGCTTTGTTTCTCCTGAAGGAGTTCAACCTCTTTTTATAGCTTATCACTAAATCTCTAACTCAATGTGAATAACCCTTAATGATTAATCCCCGCAATGTTCAAAGTTAGTTCCGTAAATGTATACGTATCAATACCAATTATTCTATTACATTTTAAGGATTGTACATTTATAGTTTGTTTGAGTTTTGTTTGAAAATTATTAATTACGAAATTCTGGATTAACACAATAGAAACAAATTTTTAAGCAAAATATAAACATCGCAGTCATACAACCACTCTCATCCTAAGCATTACTATTGAACTTTGCAAGATGCAAAAATCATAACCATCAGGAGAAACTGAGCATGGAAAGTAACTATATAAAAACAAAGAGGATCAGGGCAAATTAATCTTAACCACTTTGCTGTGGGGGCATTACAAGCTCAGTCATCATATTTTTTATGAGTCAAGTGTCGGGTGTAATTGTTGGTTCACTCTTTATAGAGCTAAGTATTTCTACTATATTGATCCTGAAAACAAAAAAGCATACGTTGACCATGGCAATCCTTTTTATGGCGATTCTAACTTGCATGGTTAACTATATTGTTGAACAGTTTACAGGTATTATTATTGCATCAATACATATGTATAATTTCTCTGTACCTGAATCAAGCTATTCTATTCAATTTTGGCAGCTTATACACTATTACATATACAGTAAATCAGTTTTCAAGCGTATCATATACAGAAAACAGGATGGTATAAGCAAAAGCACTCTGCTTACGCCGTCCTGTTTCGTGTGCAATCTTTCATACAGAGGACTAGCTACTTCATTAGTTCATCGCTCAGTTTTATAATTCGGTCCGCGTACTTTTTCTTCCGACTACCGGTTATTAAGCCATACGCTGGATAAGACAATAGCGCAATGACCAATCCGGGAATCCCCATGGCAAGACCATTGTTCATGGCATCCCATACCATTATGTTGGACATCCCGGCACCAAGTAGCAGTGCGCCGGACGTACCTAGAACACCTGCTGCAATTTTCCCTGGGGCCTTCACCTTGCTGTCCAGCAGTTTGAGTTGCTTCATTTTATCCTCTTCACGACTGAGATACTGCTTACGAATGTCATTGACCTTTGCCCTCTGGTTATTTGTAGTATTGTAATCGCTCATACTAACAGCTCCTTTTTAACAGTTAATTTATAAAGTTGATGACATCATGATATAAGTCTTGTGTTTCTGTTTTGCTTGAAAAATGTATGAATTCTGTTATTAATTCAGTTCAAAATAGAGATTTCAAAACAAACGCCGCCATCTTACGTGGGATGACGGCGTAACTTTAATAGTCTTTTTCTTACCTTGCCTTGTAAACAAAAATGGAAAGTATCCTGCCGATACGTGCCAGATGGCCATCTCAGTGAATTATTATTTTCTTTGATTGTATTCTGCTGATGCTGCTTTCTCTCTTCTATTTTATTCTTGTTTTTTTCACTTGCACTTTGCTCTACAGATAAAATATAGCTCTTTTCAATGATGCTTATTGTTCTGCGTCAGCTCAGAAAATTCCATATTCACTTTTATTATCATTAATCAAAAAATCTTCAAGGTCATTCAGATGGATTCTTTAATTAATATTTCGCAAACACTTTGTAAGCAATTCATAAATATCATGACAGTACTATGATCATATCAGGTAAAGCAGAAACGCCTTACCAAATTCGCTTTTTAAGACAAAGGAGAAAGAATCATGAGTGAACTCACGAATAACGAAGATAATTTTGTGGGGTATGAGTACAAAGATGTTACAGTAAAGCGCAAAATGGAGTCGGTGTATATTGACGGATATAATAATTTTGGCTGGTCGTTAGAAGGTACTTCGGCCCCAATACAGAATGTTGGCCCCATAACCATGAAGTTCAAGCGGGATCGTAAGATCCGTAATAAAGTTGAATTGACCAGACTGCAACGCCAGTTTGATGCTACCGTTGCAGAAATTGAAACACTGGAAAACTCTAAAGTCATAGGTGCTTCTACCGTCGCCTATATTGTCGGTGTTCTTGGAACGGCATTTATGGCTGGATCTGTATTTGCTATTACAGATGACAGACTGGCTCTTTGTATCCTTTTGGCAATCCCCGGTTTCATTGGCTGGATCATTCCTTACCTTCTCTTCTGTAATATCAGTAAGAAAAAAACGAACAAGGTAGCACCTTTAATCGATCAGAAAAACGATGAGGTCTACGAGATATGTGAAAAGGCCAATGCTCTGCTGGCGAAGTAACTCGCTGAATCAGAATTAATATAACACTATCTAAAACTTGAAAGGAGCCATTCCTGTAATGAATTAAATTGAGGTTTGAAAGAAAAAAGCGCCAACTGTATACTGGGAAACGTTCCGTCCAAAGAACAAATTCCAGCGCAGGAGGCACTCAACATGAAGTATAAACAATCGAAGAAACAGAATCAACGGATTACACGAATTTCTGACAAGACCCTTGTCGTAGGCGCAGACATTGCTAAAGAAACCCACGTGGCCCGTGCCATCGACTTTCGGGGCATTGAACTGGGAAAGGACTGTGTGTTCTCCAATACCCGTACCGGGCTGGAACAACTGGTTCAGTGGATGAAGGAGCTTCAGCAGGAGCATGCCAAGACTGACGTCCTCTTTGGCATTGAGCCTACCGGACACTACTGGTTTAATCTGGCCGAATACTTGGGACAGCAAGGGATTCCTTTGGTCATCGTCAATCCGCATCATGTACACAAAAGCAAAGAACTGGAAGACAACTCACCGACGAAAAACGACTATAAGGATGCAAAAGTCATTGCCGATTTAGTGCGTAACGGGAAGTACAGCGAACCGAAACTGCCGACGAACCTCTATGCAGATCTGCGGATTCTCATGAATCTTCGCGAGAAAATCATGGTGAACCTCGGGCAGGTACAAAGACGAATGCAGAACTGGCAGGATCGATTTTTCCCGGAGTATACAAAGGTTTTTAAAGACTGGGAGGGGAAAGCCTCCCTTATTACGTTAAGCGAGTTTCCGACGCCAGAAGAGATCGTAGCGCTCGGTACAGAGGCCATTGTGAAGCGATGGAAGAAAGACGTGAAGCGCGCCGTAGGGACGAAACGAGCGGAGCAACTGGTCGAAACTGCAAGAAGATCCATCGGGCTTACCGAAGGA
This window encodes:
- a CDS encoding response regulator transcription factor, yielding MYKVFIVDDEELVIKSLKATVDWKYYGFEVIGYALSGEEAFEIIMDCKPDVIFTDIRMPGISGLELIKKVKDTGLSTKFLVVSGIAEFALAQKAIHYGVFGYCLKPFDDLEIVNYLKKIKKELDSQSQFVDEEILDLIESSNSEDIVKLKQEFTKAAVLRDKTSRAVVFLTVGREKLKIESTIPVISLHIGYRKYIYIINEGDKHLLLRDIPMIHEGLKGIGQSEPFTEIQELRNAIAEAEINAYQYFITGNPKDAVVKLNNLMDKKAPKLMLTTPIDVPQLNTEINSLILLFKRGQWNIRHALILYNDVISFLSQINQEMNDMYLYSFDQLVDLFEYAEDMLEHIKGLLMEEQISVISEVYATRNRTFLSILSYINDNFSEDISLQHIAREFSLNANYISQLFKKELGKTFTEHLSGLRMERAGILLRTTLIPINEVAEHVGYKDYFYFSRLFKKTIGISPSRYRSEQFNQ
- a CDS encoding sensor histidine kinase, yielding MSFLKKLPIIFQLSFLASIIVFLMIVIIVSNYFRASEVIKRDNENYFKEIISQLNQTISSNSDVIKRIIEKISYNEQVVQTYLNTMDPVEKYAAYKQLKSYITDMAGMKDGILDIALLGNDGINFNIQGDIDQLSPMVQDIPGKRLYYYLGLKSLIYKYKSINVIVVGAPIYSISNFENIEKKLGTLVMVLDTKALVGFKNPVNISNGSMVYMSDRQGRIFYSNDDTAQLGDVLQSDRLTGHNAQFIIQKASIPDLDGEILMKMPNKVLLQGLDKIRSQQFSLMGIALLLLVIPFLFVINNILQPLKKLMRLMNEIKLGQKDHLKKRIEIDGYAEMIIMSSRFNQMMEKIEDLTVLLLESERMLYESELVKKQAELAYLQSQINPHFLYNTLESIKGIAVEEESKRIFDLAKALGIFFRFSIKGPDIVPLAQELTIVQNYVYIQKIRFGERLEVEYDFNVEVLNLMIPKMILQPIVENAIFHGIEPNIDKSHLLLKGYLSEQELCIVVKDNGVGIETDHLKSIEDTLCNRTEDIGHGRTAPKSIGLINVNDRIRLTYGNEYGISISTPSGGGTQVLFKMPIRREQHV
- a CDS encoding HAMP domain-containing sensor histidine kinase is translated as MSPKDPRVKAPIFPLYSFVLAFLGLGALTTGQMLILGKYVDATSIPHAYVISVLIYWVFVAAVFTLFNGYQFIRRYHKPMEEFAMATRKVAGGDFSVYIPPRHLKDKMDYLDTICMDFNVMVEELGSIETLKTDFFSNVSHEIKTPLAIIQNYAEALKNEKLTPEQREGYIDTILDSSSRLSQLITNILKLNKLEKQNLQPISEPYDLCAQLCECALWFEELWMKKDIEFVADVEDRATIETDASLLEIIWTNLLSNAIKFTEPGGTVIMKQSSTDEEVIVSISDTGCGMSEDTMKHIFDKFYQGDTSHSTEGNGLGLALVLRILQLIGGSITVTSVPSEKTTFTVRIPVRDKTAIED
- a CDS encoding response regulator transcription factor codes for the protein MIHILVVEDDVKLNQIVCTYLNDSGYKAKGCLNPREAYDLMYNNLYDLIISDIMMPEIDGFEFAETVRQLNKNIPILFMTAKDDIISKQKGFQIGIDDYMVKPINMDELIMRVSALLRRANIMEERKMTVGNLTMDADAMTMSIDDEEIPLTLREFNILYKLLSYPKKTFTRAQLMDEFWGVDTETSLRAVDVYVTKLRDKLSSCTGFQIVTVRGLGYKAVLL
- a CDS encoding IS110 family transposase codes for the protein MKYKQSKKQNQRITRISDKTLVVGADIAKETHVARAIDFRGIELGKDCVFSNTRTGLEQLVQWMKELQQEHAKTDVLFGIEPTGHYWFNLAEYLGQQGIPLVIVNPHHVHKSKELEDNSPTKNDYKDAKVIADLVRNGKYSEPKLPTNLYADLRILMNLREKIMVNLGQVQRRMQNWQDRFFPEYTKVFKDWEGKASLITLSEFPTPEEIVALGTEAIVKRWKKDVKRAVGTKRAEQLVETARRSIGLTEGLPAAKIEIKTLLEQYEMFARQLEEILVEVERLLAQIPGTKEMLTVPGVAVVTLAGFLAEVGDLSSYEHGQQIIRLAGLNLKENSSGKKKGKSSITKRGRARLRALLFRAVMPMVAKNAEFKALHQYFTTRSQNPLKKKQSLVALCGKLIRVLHTLGTKRIPYDANDVLGPVRLAQLQMAA